In one window of Pirellulales bacterium DNA:
- a CDS encoding serine protease, which produces MNAKRTASIGCLCSVAALCVLAATNPACAEVASADNIELFRPASLLPSTPQRQTPHPAVVRVIAVDTDSMSLGSGTLVDANQDYGLIITNWHVVRDAVGPVEVVFADGFHSMARVVRTDKEWDLAALLIWKPPAVTPVPVSTVPPRPGEMLTIAGYGKGDYKMQSGPCTEYLSPAPGQPAEIVELAAAARHGDSGGPIFNTQGELAGVLFGEGGGHTDGSYGGRVNQFLQLTSLDLRTLPPNNSNQGHAPAIVANPLRGNSAAPPPARFEGNLGPSQNEGGSLAWSNAPTPRIAERNSVGNITSGKAAPIERPLSLPADAAQPSGHVHSSAMRTTGFIWGDELKTFLAAFGVAAIVLHMLRWIAGA; this is translated from the coding sequence ATGAACGCGAAGCGTACGGCCTCCATCGGCTGTTTGTGCAGCGTAGCGGCACTCTGTGTTTTGGCCGCAACGAACCCGGCCTGCGCAGAAGTTGCCTCGGCCGACAACATCGAACTCTTTCGCCCGGCTTCGCTTTTGCCTTCCACACCGCAACGGCAGACGCCGCATCCGGCTGTTGTGCGCGTGATTGCGGTCGACACAGATAGCATGTCGCTGGGCTCCGGCACTCTGGTAGATGCCAATCAAGATTACGGGCTGATCATTACCAACTGGCATGTGGTGCGCGATGCTGTAGGACCGGTGGAAGTTGTGTTTGCGGACGGATTTCATTCCATGGCGCGGGTTGTGCGTACTGACAAAGAATGGGATTTGGCCGCGCTATTGATTTGGAAGCCCCCCGCAGTGACGCCCGTGCCGGTTTCCACTGTGCCACCACGGCCAGGCGAAATGCTTACCATCGCCGGATATGGCAAAGGAGATTACAAAATGCAATCAGGGCCTTGCACGGAGTATTTGTCTCCGGCGCCGGGCCAGCCGGCCGAAATTGTCGAACTGGCCGCGGCGGCGCGCCACGGCGATTCCGGCGGCCCCATTTTCAATACTCAAGGAGAGCTCGCTGGCGTGTTGTTTGGCGAAGGGGGAGGCCACACCGATGGAAGCTATGGCGGCCGTGTGAATCAGTTCTTGCAACTGACTTCGCTGGATTTGCGAACCCTGCCGCCGAATAATTCAAACCAAGGTCATGCCCCTGCGATTGTGGCCAATCCCTTGCGAGGAAACAGCGCCGCGCCACCACCGGCGCGGTTTGAGGGAAATCTCGGCCCCTCGCAAAACGAAGGTGGATCGCTCGCTTGGAGCAATGCACCGACCCCAAGAATCGCGGAACGTAATAGCGTCGGGAATATAACATCAGGGAAAGCCGCACCGATTGAGCGCCCATTGTCGCTGCCCGCTGATGCTGCACAACCATCGGGACACGTACATTCGTCGGCCATGAGAACCACCGGGTTTATATGGGGAGACGAATTGAAAACATTTCTGGCTGCGTTTGGCGTGGCGGCTATCGTATTGCATATGTTGCGCTGGATCGCAGGAGCATAA
- the aroF gene encoding 3-deoxy-7-phosphoheptulonate synthase, whose translation MIVVMKKDASAEDIERMVQRVHKLGLRPHVINGTERTVIAVVGDDRKTYKDSLESGPGVAEVVPILAPYKIASREVRTDPTVVRAGSLTVGGGTVGVIAGPCSVESEGQILATAKAVKAAGATALRGGAFKPRTSPYSFQGLKDEGLKLLQAARDATGLAIVTEVVATEDVELVARYADVLQIGARNMQNYRLLESVGKAGRAVLLKRGPSATIEELLLAAEYILDAGNQQIMLCERGIRTFETHTRFTLPLATVVYLHGKTHLPVVVDPSHGTGHTWLVPQMCAASVAAGADGLIVEVHSDPENALSDGNQSMNPEQFRQAMDSCRKVAAAVGRTLA comes from the coding sequence GTGATAGTCGTCATGAAAAAAGATGCTTCGGCAGAAGATATTGAGCGTATGGTCCAACGCGTGCACAAGTTGGGCTTACGGCCGCATGTGATCAATGGGACCGAGCGCACGGTAATTGCCGTAGTCGGCGATGACCGCAAAACCTACAAAGATTCGCTGGAAAGCGGGCCCGGCGTAGCCGAAGTTGTGCCAATTTTGGCCCCCTATAAAATAGCTAGCCGTGAAGTACGGACTGACCCCACAGTGGTACGCGCCGGCAGTTTGACCGTTGGCGGCGGCACGGTGGGCGTAATTGCTGGCCCCTGCTCTGTTGAAAGCGAAGGGCAAATTCTCGCCACGGCCAAGGCCGTAAAGGCCGCTGGCGCCACTGCCCTGCGCGGCGGAGCATTCAAGCCGCGCACCAGTCCTTACAGCTTCCAGGGTTTGAAAGACGAAGGTTTAAAGTTGCTCCAAGCAGCGCGTGACGCTACCGGTCTGGCCATTGTGACGGAAGTGGTGGCGACCGAGGACGTAGAATTAGTTGCACGATATGCGGATGTATTACAAATTGGCGCGCGCAACATGCAAAATTATCGGTTGTTGGAGTCTGTCGGAAAGGCGGGGCGAGCTGTGCTTTTGAAGCGCGGCCCTAGCGCCACAATTGAAGAACTGTTGTTGGCGGCTGAGTACATTTTGGATGCCGGTAATCAGCAAATCATGCTGTGCGAGCGCGGCATTCGTACCTTCGAAACTCACACCCGATTTACCTTGCCGTTGGCCACGGTGGTTTATTTGCATGGCAAAACGCATTTGCCGGTGGTGGTTGACCCTAGCCACGGCACTGGACACACGTGGCTGGTGCCGCAAATGTGTGCAGCCAGTGTGGCGGCGGGCGCCGATGGGCTGATTGTCGAGGTGCACTCCGATCCTGAGAACGCGCTTTCGGATGGAAATCAATCGATGAATCCCGAGCAGTTCCGCCAGGCGATGGACTCGTGTCGCAAGGTGGCGGCCGCCGTGGGGCGAACGCTGGCGTAA